One region of uncultured Methanobrevibacter sp. genomic DNA includes:
- a CDS encoding tetratricopeptide repeat protein, with the protein MQELLNECEKAYGEEDYSRLDWVCNQILKQDKNNESALTYKLYIYCNWRQYHLVLPIAEQIRMLYPDNYHAYNAEAIAYSARKEFVKALNCCEAGLEIKDYCWLRINKIEALISINRIDEAYEFYNALEIPGYNFTKALISCGKYSEIPKYDSVLSKKELIDYFLKRCEYLDRIGNREEILKVCEEIFKLDKDNEPALVYMVNALAYLGRNDELLEYADYGIKLYPDEAIFYLLKADVVYFDLGDFDKAVKLYEKGFSLYENPREHWNHTDQLIWALYDRADQLIESGNFKDAVEIYDKILFYKAEEFKALDNIDTLVNKHNVKYEPSEYYNESLKLRFELENRFNEIDEYLKAIDVGEYGREYVNGCSEFKEYNSLAEYIRDIIICLMDVYPEYDEESSKYRVKIAFENVKESFEFGESAYDFAVVYGFSAG; encoded by the coding sequence TGCAGGAATTATTAAATGAATGTGAAAAAGCATATGGTGAAGAGGATTATTCCAGATTGGACTGGGTCTGTAATCAGATACTAAAACAGGATAAGAACAATGAAAGTGCTTTAACATATAAATTATACATTTATTGTAATTGGCGCCAGTATCATCTGGTTTTGCCTATTGCAGAGCAAATCCGAATGTTATATCCAGATAATTATCATGCTTACAATGCAGAGGCAATAGCATATTCAGCCAGAAAGGAGTTTGTGAAAGCTTTAAATTGCTGTGAAGCAGGTCTCGAAATTAAAGATTATTGCTGGCTTAGAATAAATAAAATTGAGGCTTTAATCAGCATAAATAGAATTGATGAGGCATATGAATTCTATAATGCTTTAGAAATTCCTGGTTACAATTTCACAAAGGCATTAATCAGTTGCGGTAAATACTCTGAAATTCCAAAATATGACAGTGTGTTATCTAAAAAAGAATTAATCGATTACTTTCTTAAAAGATGCGAATACCTGGATAGGATAGGCAATCGTGAAGAAATTCTAAAAGTTTGTGAGGAGATATTTAAGCTGGATAAGGACAATGAGCCTGCACTGGTTTATATGGTAAATGCTCTTGCATATCTTGGAAGAAATGATGAATTATTAGAATATGCGGATTATGGAATAAAATTATATCCTGATGAGGCAATATTTTATCTTTTGAAAGCTGACGTGGTATATTTTGATTTAGGTGATTTTGATAAAGCAGTTAAATTATATGAAAAGGGATTTTCTCTTTATGAAAATCCACGTGAACACTGGAACCATACCGACCAGTTAATCTGGGCATTATATGATAGGGCAGACCAGCTGATTGAATCAGGTAACTTTAAAGATGCAGTTGAAATTTATGATAAAATCCTATTTTACAAAGCGGAGGAATTTAAGGCACTGGATAATATTGACACACTCGTTAATAAACATAATGTCAAATATGAGCCAAGTGAATATTATAATGAATCTTTAAAATTAAGATTTGAACTGGAAAACAGATTTAATGAGATAGATGAATATCTGAAAGCTATTGATGTTGGTGAATATGGCAGGGAATATGTAAATGGCTGCAGTGAATTTAAAGAGTATAACTCTCTTGCAGAATATATTCGGGATATAATAATTTGTCTTATGGATGTTTATCCGGAGTATGATGAGGAATCTTCAAAATATCGGGTGAAAATAGCATTTGAGAATGTTAAAGAATCCTTTGAATTTGGAGAGTCAGCATATGATTTTGCAGTGGTTTATGGATTCAGCGCAGGATAG
- a CDS encoding 4Fe-4S binding protein: MNIKAPIIMELIFIVISVLVYITTSNTFFIFNFLYIGTAIAVGLFLMGKNNRYARNLIMLAVGCYLFFYVGIIGHENLSLSGFWYYLSLGVFEGAVIHFLIAKILGPFLFGRGWCGYACWTAMILDLLPYKTPQNERKNWGHVRYILFAAISCGVCSLFVLKIANLDSVIFYLFIIGNIIYYILGITLAFYLKDNRAFCKYICPITVFLKISSYFSLLRVKVNEDKCVDCGKCVKACPMDVEMLNNSRKRENGTECILCLNCVHSCGNDALKL, translated from the coding sequence ATGAACATTAAAGCGCCAATAATTATGGAGTTAATTTTTATTGTGATTTCTGTTCTGGTATATATTACAACTTCCAACACATTTTTCATATTCAATTTCCTTTATATCGGAACTGCAATAGCTGTTGGACTCTTTTTGATGGGTAAAAACAACAGATACGCAAGAAACCTGATTATGCTTGCAGTCGGATGTTACCTGTTTTTTTATGTAGGCATTATAGGTCATGAAAACCTGTCCCTGTCCGGATTTTGGTATTATTTAAGTTTAGGTGTTTTTGAAGGTGCCGTTATTCATTTTCTGATTGCAAAAATCCTCGGACCATTTCTCTTTGGCCGTGGATGGTGCGGCTATGCCTGCTGGACAGCAATGATACTTGATCTGCTTCCTTATAAAACCCCTCAAAACGAAAGGAAAAACTGGGGGCATGTCAGATACATATTATTTGCAGCAATATCATGCGGCGTATGTTCACTATTCGTTTTAAAAATTGCCAATCTCGATTCAGTAATATTTTACCTGTTTATTATAGGAAATATCATTTACTATATTCTTGGAATTACTCTTGCGTTTTATCTTAAAGACAATCGTGCATTCTGCAAATACATTTGTCCGATTACTGTATTTTTAAAGATTTCAAGCTACTTTTCACTTTTAAGGGTTAAAGTTAATGAAGATAAATGCGTCGACTGCGGCAAATGTGTAAAGGCATGTCCGATGGATGTTGAAATGTTAAACAATTCCAGAAAAAGAGAAAACGGCACGGAATGCATATTGTGCCTCAATTGTGTTCACAGCTGCGGGAATGATGCCCTGAAATTATGA